From the Deinococcus arcticus genome, one window contains:
- a CDS encoding DUF4403 family protein produces the protein MTAPAHAVSTLTLPVTVPLSSVQEAANARIPKEFARVDETRTFLGGLLSVQVQGTVTRTGHVQLTPTADGSGLVMRVPIRAAFRATPAGSGTLARDFGGEATVSLTVTPYVTPAWEAGVRVKGDYTWTDPLSVDLTPGVRISVQSLVDPQVRAQLDRVAAQVEAAVRTGARLRPRAEALWARAAQPWTLPTPEAAYARARPLSLQVTPPRFTPDALKLTLGAGLELAAGLGRAPAPGPVRPLPPLNTAPRLSPGLDLQVPVRLPYPELSRLATQAAAQKTFPLPVPTTPTLRVLGVTLTPAGGRLNAAVRVQITGPLGLRVGATVDIQGTPALDPAGQTLTLQGVRVTTRREGLTGRVIGYLADARAQAYLQGAARFDLRPQLDRARAALQARLPFTVAPGVTLQGTVGPLKVRAVQVTPDALLVTGEATGNLAAAVSLPR, from the coding sequence ATGACCGCTCCCGCGCACGCCGTCTCCACCCTGACCCTGCCCGTCACGGTGCCGCTGAGCAGCGTGCAGGAAGCCGCCAACGCCCGCATACCCAAGGAGTTTGCCCGGGTGGACGAAACCCGCACCTTTCTGGGGGGCCTGCTGAGTGTGCAGGTGCAGGGCACCGTGACCCGCACGGGCCACGTGCAGCTCACGCCCACGGCCGACGGTTCAGGGCTGGTGATGCGGGTGCCCATCCGCGCGGCGTTCCGGGCCACCCCGGCGGGCAGCGGCACGCTGGCGCGCGATTTTGGCGGCGAGGCCACCGTCAGCCTGACGGTCACGCCGTATGTCACCCCGGCGTGGGAGGCCGGGGTGCGCGTGAAGGGCGACTACACCTGGACTGATCCCCTGAGTGTGGACCTCACCCCGGGCGTGCGGATCAGCGTGCAGTCGCTGGTGGACCCCCAGGTGCGCGCCCAGCTGGACCGGGTGGCCGCGCAGGTGGAGGCGGCGGTGCGAACCGGCGCCCGCCTGCGCCCCCGCGCCGAGGCCCTGTGGGCGCGCGCGGCCCAGCCCTGGACCCTGCCCACGCCGGAAGCGGCCTACGCCCGCGCCCGGCCCCTGAGCCTGCAGGTAACGCCGCCGCGCTTTACCCCGGACGCCCTGAAACTCACGCTGGGCGCGGGCCTGGAGCTGGCTGCCGGTCTGGGCCGTGCGCCGGCCCCAGGTCCGGTCCGGCCCCTGCCGCCACTGAACACGGCGCCCCGCCTGAGCCCGGGGCTGGACCTGCAGGTGCCGGTGCGCCTGCCCTACCCCGAACTCTCGCGCCTGGCCACCCAGGCCGCTGCCCAGAAAACCTTTCCCCTGCCGGTTCCCACCACCCCCACCCTGCGCGTGCTGGGCGTGACCCTGACCCCGGCAGGGGGGCGCCTGAATGCCGCTGTACGGGTGCAGATTACCGGGCCACTGGGCCTGCGGGTGGGCGCCACCGTGGACATTCAGGGCACCCCGGCCCTGGACCCGGCGGGCCAGACGCTGACCCTGCAGGGCGTGCGCGTGACCACCCGGCGCGAGGGCCTGACCGGCCGCGTGATCGGGTATCTGGCCGACGCCCGCGCCCAGGCGTACCTGCAGGGCGCCGCCCGCTTTGACCTGCGCCCCCAGCTGGACCGGGCCCGCGCGGCCCTGCAGGCCCGGCTGCCCTTCACGGTGGCCCCGGGCGTGACCCTGCAGGGCACGGTGGGCCCGCTGAAGGTGCGCGCGGTGCAGGTCACCCCGGACGCCCTGCTGGTGACGGGCGAGGCCACCGGCAATCTGGCCGCAGCGGTCAGTCTGCCGCGCTGA
- a CDS encoding AAA family ATPase → MNKGALQLGRVHALHGFIGSGKSTLARRLEQALPALRFSPDEWTHALLGANPPEALYRPALAGLLQMFQGHWVQAALLGSDVVLDYGFWTRHERDELRSLCAHHGLELRLYRLHVPDEVLWERVASRNAGVAAGEDRASVWINSWDFQAFRQHFQPLDPEEAWVEPEGH, encoded by the coding sequence GTGAACAAAGGGGCGTTGCAACTGGGCCGGGTTCATGCCCTGCATGGGTTCATCGGCAGCGGCAAGAGCACGCTGGCCCGGCGCTTAGAGCAGGCGCTGCCGGCCCTGCGGTTTTCCCCCGACGAATGGACACACGCTCTCCTGGGCGCCAATCCACCAGAGGCGCTGTACCGACCAGCTCTGGCCGGCCTCCTGCAGATGTTTCAGGGGCATTGGGTGCAGGCCGCCCTGCTGGGCAGCGACGTGGTGCTGGATTATGGGTTCTGGACTCGCCACGAGCGGGACGAACTGCGCAGCCTGTGCGCCCACCACGGGCTCGAACTGCGGCTGTACCGGCTGCACGTGCCTGATGAGGTGTTGTGGGAGCGGGTGGCCAGCCGCAACGCCGGAGTCGCGGCCGGCGAGGATCGGGCAAGCGTCTGGATCAATTCATGGGACTTTCAGGCTTTCCGGCAGCACTTCCAGCCACTTGACCCCGAGGAAGCCTGGGTGGAGCCCGAGGGCCATTAG
- a CDS encoding secondary thiamine-phosphate synthase enzyme YjbQ gives MWTQHTLTLPARRRGFHLITREVAQAVPELARTRAGLLHVFLQHTSASLTLNENASPDVRRDFERYFNHAVPEDWREWEHTLEGPDDMPAHIKASLLGPSLTLPVQGGRLALGTWQGIYLCEHRDDGGARRLLLTLHGESA, from the coding sequence ATGTGGACCCAGCACACCCTGACCCTGCCGGCGCGGCGGCGCGGCTTTCACCTGATTACCCGCGAGGTGGCCCAGGCGGTACCGGAACTGGCCCGCACCCGCGCCGGGCTGCTGCATGTGTTTCTTCAGCACACCAGCGCCAGCCTCACCCTGAATGAAAACGCCAGCCCCGACGTGCGGCGCGATTTCGAGCGGTATTTCAACCACGCCGTACCCGAAGACTGGCGCGAGTGGGAACACACCCTGGAAGGCCCGGACGACATGCCCGCGCACATCAAGGCCAGCCTGCTGGGCCCCAGCCTGACGCTGCCGGTGCAGGGCGGGCGGCTGGCCCTGGGGACGTGGCAGGGCATCTACCTGTGCGAACACCGCGACGACGGCGGCGCGCGGCGCCTCCTGCTGACCCTGCACGGCGAAAGCGCCTGA
- a CDS encoding adenylosuccinate synthase yields MPGIAIVGAQWGDEGKGKITDFLAPEAEYVVRYQGGANAGHTVTAGGQTFKLNLLPSGVLHEGTVSVLGDGMVIDPDKFLEERGNLLSGGLQPELRISDRAHLVLPHHKYVDGRKDFVGTTGRGIGPSYADRARRVGIRFGDLLDDGVLAERIERLLEAKPNSTRDAGWTTLEVALDALAPIREALAPFIHDTGAQLRAAIAQGRNVLFEGAQATLLDLNYGTYPFVTSSHPTVGGILVGAGVNHKAIHKVYGVAKAFNTRVGHGPFVTEVHDEAGILRLRGDGSKPWDEYGTTTGRARRVGWLDLPLLKYAVEVNGLDGLVINKMDILAGLDTIPVCVAYGQSGEPVMKHLPGWTTTDGATSRATLAGEAQAYLDLIEETVNCPVVIFSCGPAREQTYGEVSWT; encoded by the coding sequence ATGCCTGGAATTGCAATTGTGGGCGCCCAGTGGGGCGACGAGGGCAAGGGGAAGATCACCGATTTTCTCGCGCCAGAAGCCGAGTACGTGGTGCGCTATCAGGGCGGGGCGAATGCCGGGCACACCGTGACCGCAGGGGGGCAGACCTTCAAGCTGAACCTGCTGCCCAGCGGCGTGCTGCACGAAGGCACCGTGAGCGTGCTGGGCGACGGCATGGTGATTGACCCGGACAAATTCCTGGAAGAGCGGGGCAACCTGCTCTCGGGCGGGCTGCAGCCAGAACTGCGCATCAGCGACCGGGCGCATCTGGTGCTGCCGCACCACAAGTACGTGGATGGCCGCAAGGACTTCGTGGGCACCACCGGGCGCGGCATTGGCCCCTCCTATGCCGACCGCGCCCGCCGCGTGGGCATCCGCTTTGGTGACCTGCTGGACGACGGTGTGCTGGCCGAGCGCATTGAACGCCTGCTGGAAGCCAAGCCCAATTCCACCCGCGACGCGGGCTGGACGACCCTTGAGGTGGCCCTGGACGCCCTGGCCCCCATCCGCGAGGCGCTGGCCCCCTTCATTCACGACACGGGCGCCCAGCTGCGCGCCGCCATTGCGCAGGGCCGCAACGTGCTGTTCGAGGGCGCGCAGGCCACCCTGCTGGACCTGAATTACGGCACCTATCCCTTTGTGACCAGCTCTCACCCCACGGTGGGCGGCATTCTGGTGGGCGCGGGCGTGAACCACAAGGCCATTCACAAGGTCTATGGCGTGGCCAAGGCGTTCAACACCCGGGTGGGCCACGGCCCCTTTGTCACCGAGGTGCACGACGAGGCCGGGATTCTGCGCCTGCGCGGCGACGGCTCCAAGCCCTGGGACGAGTACGGCACCACCACCGGGCGCGCCCGGCGCGTGGGCTGGCTGGACCTGCCGCTGCTGAAATACGCCGTCGAGGTCAATGGCCTGGACGGCCTGGTCATCAACAAGATGGACATTCTGGCCGGCCTGGACACCATTCCGGTGTGTGTGGCCTACGGCCAGAGCGGCGAGCCGGTCATGAAGCACCTGCCGGGCTGGACCACCACCGACGGCGCCACCAGCCGCGCCACCCTGGCGGGGGAAGCCCAGGCGTACCTGGACCTGATCGAGGAAACCGTGAACTGCCCGGTGGTGATCTTCTCGTGCGGCCCGGCCCGCGAGCAGACGTATGGTGAGGTCAGCTGGACCTGA
- the folE gene encoding GTP cyclohydrolase I FolE, with translation MTTEPVISAADEKLEVPGLRDLTHDWLAAIGEDPAREGLTRTPHRVAKAWSFMTAGYHKTLQDAVGEGVFAAEGSEMVIVKDIEFYSMCEHHMLPFYGRAHVAYIPDGKILGLSKFARIVDLYSRRLQVQERITTQIADATEELLSPKGVAVFMEGVHLCMAMRGVQKQNSSTTTSAMRGRFRSDPRTRAEFMSAVQGTLRSR, from the coding sequence TTGACCACAGAACCCGTGATCAGCGCCGCCGACGAGAAGCTGGAGGTGCCCGGCCTGCGTGATCTGACGCACGACTGGCTGGCCGCCATTGGCGAGGACCCGGCGCGCGAGGGCCTGACGCGCACCCCGCACCGCGTGGCCAAAGCCTGGAGCTTCATGACCGCCGGCTACCACAAGACCCTGCAAGACGCGGTGGGCGAGGGGGTTTTTGCCGCCGAGGGCAGCGAGATGGTGATTGTCAAGGACATCGAGTTCTATTCCATGTGCGAGCACCACATGCTGCCCTTTTACGGCCGGGCGCACGTGGCCTATATCCCGGACGGCAAGATTCTGGGCCTCAGCAAATTTGCGCGCATCGTGGACCTGTACTCGCGCCGCCTGCAGGTGCAGGAGCGCATCACCACCCAGATTGCCGACGCCACCGAGGAGCTGCTCTCGCCCAAGGGCGTGGCGGTATTTATGGAGGGCGTGCACCTGTGTATGGCCATGCGCGGGGTGCAGAAACAGAACTCCAGCACCACCACCTCGGCCATGCGCGGGCGCTTTCGCAGCGATCCGCGCACCCGCGCCGAGTTCATGAGCGCCGTGCAGGGCACCCTGCGCAGCCGCTAA
- a CDS encoding HD domain-containing phosphohydrolase: MLLNLCLLLTCTFLLSLTYRDWPVRRHWPDHALRLLLSAATATVLMHYAVAVGPYKIDLRYVPIALVALRYGFGAGALVALPAVVWRLLESQLGGLVALFNTVTVLGAAALLRPTLDLTHANLRDLWKLPLPYLGVGLPLLLLPESRALGLVVYPGMLALHSVATVLVLGVLQSRLRLLRLANDLRQQVMTDDLTGLGNRRRFDEELSRLEVGDHLVLLDVDDFRQLTEAHGPEAGERALRYLAQVLHDAAPGRGFRLGHEAFALLLALPVEEARAVAARVQAQLTDSGSAAPWGRLTLSAGLATRQPREQPAELVHRADEALYLAKTNGGNRLVTLDDLPRRAAPAEVPDLRPRYSLWQAQRTTVELLAQRRSLNDQDWQELLELAVTTISGVGCGSLNIREGALFRICAAVGYAQQLVGTALTEPSQIRWYGQGLEAWRQGRPRVLRPSEIERVWAEADAALAPGPRQMFAALGHRTALRASLCLPVVVGGEVVAHLNLESTESEGVFSAGAIQDAQVFAQQIAALLQLQERWRELDQLARLHGDLNLSAGEQEIADHLARAAHDLLRTSSALLMRYDPAQDVLVAAAQTGAAPAAPARLARGEGLSWQALEGGRIIRVGRLQDAPGVYLHPQGATAESALMVVPMLSHTRQPLGVLCLLRAPWRPFQATEEALAAMLASVGTRVMERSAHLSDLRATLDAALNMLGVALEARDLETQGHTQRVRDLAARMGQALDLPEAQLTALRHGATLHDIGKLSVPDTILLKPGRLTPEERLIMEQHAPLGAELVARIPFLHPQAHGVVRYHHERWDGQGYPDRLAGEQIPLLARVFALCDVYDALTSVRPYKGAMGHEQAMAIIVQGAGTQFDPQLTELFRRVIPGPSTPPQGQPGPPAQPDCPDHDAPAA, from the coding sequence GTGTTACTGAACCTGTGCCTGCTGCTCACCTGCACGTTTCTGCTCAGCCTGACCTACCGCGACTGGCCGGTGCGGCGCCACTGGCCCGACCACGCCCTGCGCCTGCTGCTCTCGGCCGCCACGGCCACGGTCTTGATGCATTACGCCGTGGCGGTGGGGCCCTACAAGATTGATCTGCGCTACGTGCCCATTGCCCTGGTGGCGCTGCGCTACGGCTTCGGGGCCGGCGCCCTGGTGGCCCTGCCGGCGGTGGTGTGGCGGCTGCTGGAGTCCCAGTTGGGGGGCCTGGTGGCGCTGTTCAACACCGTCACCGTACTGGGTGCGGCGGCGCTGCTGCGGCCCACGCTGGACCTGACACACGCCAACCTGCGTGACCTGTGGAAGCTGCCCCTGCCCTACCTGGGCGTGGGGCTGCCCTTGCTGCTCCTCCCCGAATCGCGGGCGCTGGGGCTGGTGGTGTATCCCGGCATGCTGGCGCTGCACAGCGTGGCCACGGTGCTGGTGCTGGGGGTGTTGCAGTCGCGGCTGCGGCTGCTGCGGCTGGCCAACGACCTGCGCCAGCAGGTCATGACCGATGACCTGACCGGTCTGGGCAACCGGCGCCGCTTCGATGAAGAGCTATCCCGCCTGGAAGTGGGCGACCATCTGGTGCTGCTGGATGTGGACGACTTCCGCCAGTTGACTGAAGCGCACGGCCCCGAGGCCGGCGAGCGGGCGCTGCGCTACCTCGCCCAGGTGCTGCACGACGCGGCGCCGGGGCGCGGCTTCCGGCTGGGCCACGAGGCCTTTGCCCTGCTGCTGGCCCTGCCAGTGGAAGAGGCGCGGGCGGTGGCGGCGCGCGTGCAGGCCCAGCTGACTGATTCCGGCAGCGCCGCGCCCTGGGGCCGCCTGACCCTGTCGGCGGGACTGGCCACCCGGCAGCCCCGAGAGCAGCCGGCCGAGCTGGTTCACCGCGCCGACGAGGCGCTGTATCTGGCCAAGACGAACGGCGGCAACCGCCTGGTCACCCTGGACGACCTGCCGCGCCGCGCCGCGCCGGCCGAGGTGCCGGATCTGCGCCCGCGCTATTCACTGTGGCAGGCCCAGCGCACCACCGTGGAACTGCTGGCCCAGCGCCGCTCCCTGAATGATCAGGACTGGCAGGAGCTGCTGGAACTGGCCGTCACAACCATTTCGGGCGTGGGCTGCGGCAGCCTGAATATCCGTGAAGGCGCCCTGTTCCGCATCTGCGCGGCGGTGGGCTACGCGCAGCAACTCGTGGGCACCGCGCTGACCGAGCCCTCCCAGATTCGCTGGTACGGCCAGGGCCTGGAGGCGTGGCGGCAGGGGCGGCCCCGTGTGCTGCGGCCCTCAGAGATCGAGCGGGTGTGGGCTGAGGCCGACGCCGCACTGGCCCCGGGCCCCCGTCAGATGTTCGCTGCGCTGGGCCACCGCACGGCGCTGCGGGCCAGCCTGTGCCTGCCGGTGGTGGTGGGAGGCGAGGTCGTGGCGCATCTGAACCTGGAATCCACCGAATCTGAGGGGGTGTTCTCGGCCGGCGCCATTCAGGATGCCCAGGTGTTTGCTCAGCAGATTGCCGCCCTGCTGCAACTGCAGGAACGCTGGCGCGAACTGGACCAGCTGGCCCGGCTGCACGGCGACCTGAACCTGAGTGCCGGCGAACAGGAGATTGCCGACCACCTTGCCCGGGCTGCCCACGACCTGCTGCGCACCAGTTCGGCGCTCCTCATGCGCTACGACCCGGCGCAGGACGTGCTGGTGGCTGCCGCCCAGACCGGGGCCGCGCCAGCCGCGCCGGCGCGGCTGGCGCGCGGCGAGGGCCTGTCGTGGCAGGCCCTGGAGGGCGGCCGGATTATCCGGGTGGGGCGGTTGCAAGACGCCCCGGGCGTCTACCTGCACCCACAGGGCGCCACCGCCGAGAGCGCCCTGATGGTGGTGCCCATGCTGTCGCACACGCGCCAGCCGCTGGGTGTGCTGTGCCTGCTGCGCGCGCCGTGGCGGCCCTTCCAGGCCACCGAGGAAGCCCTGGCCGCCATGCTGGCCAGCGTGGGCACCCGCGTGATGGAACGCAGCGCCCACCTCAGCGACCTGCGCGCCACTCTGGACGCGGCGCTGAACATGCTGGGCGTGGCGCTTGAAGCGCGCGACCTGGAAACCCAGGGCCACACGCAGCGGGTGCGCGACCTGGCTGCCCGGATGGGGCAGGCCCTGGACCTGCCCGAAGCGCAGCTGACCGCCCTGCGTCACGGCGCCACCCTGCACGACATTGGCAAGCTGAGCGTGCCCGACACCATCCTGCTCAAGCCCGGCCGCCTGACCCCCGAGGAGCGCCTGATCATGGAGCAGCACGCGCCGCTGGGCGCTGAACTGGTGGCGCGCATTCCCTTCCTGCACCCGCAGGCGCACGGCGTGGTGCGCTACCACCACGAGCGCTGGGACGGGCAGGGCTACCCCGACCGCCTTGCCGGCGAGCAGATTCCGCTGCTGGCCCGCGTCTTTGCCCTGTGCGACGTCTACGACGCCCTGACCAGCGTGCGGCCCTACAAGGGCGCCATGGGCCACGAACAGGCCATGGCCATCATCGTGCAGGGCGCCGGGACCCAGTTCGATCCGCAGCTCACCGAGCTGTTTCGCCGGGTGATTCCGGGACCCAGCACGCCCCCCCAGGGGCAGCCAGGCCCCCCGGCTCAGCCCGACTGCCCCGACCACGACGCGCCCGCCGCGTGA
- a CDS encoding amidohydrolase, which translates to MTATQDRAAGLREQLVAWRRHLHMHPEVGFHEHETAAYIEAELRQMPGLSVTRPTATSVLAVLKGGQSGRTVLLRADIDALPIHEENGFAFASTRPGVMHACGHDGHTAILLGVAQLLAEHPETVPGEVRMIFQHAEEIGPGGAEELVMNTPLMDGVDVVTGLHLNSQLPAGVVAVKAGAFMAAPDTIELTIRGKGGHGAHPEETVDPIAVGAQVVTNLQHVVSRMVAAQDALVVSVTKFVSGTTHNVIPDSAELMGTVRTFDPALRERAPHLIERVVKGVCEAHGATYDLRYEFGYRPLINTDWVAAQLREVALDTVGEARFREARPTMGGEDFSAYLEKAPGAYFNVGAGSDEADSRWPHHHPRFTIDERSLETGVQMLHAAALRLAAPR; encoded by the coding sequence ATGACGGCAACCCAGGACAGGGCTGCAGGCCTGCGCGAGCAGCTTGTGGCGTGGCGGCGACACCTGCACATGCACCCCGAAGTCGGCTTTCACGAGCATGAAACGGCCGCCTACATCGAGGCCGAGCTGCGCCAGATGCCGGGCCTGAGCGTCACGCGGCCCACCGCCACCAGTGTTCTGGCGGTGCTGAAGGGGGGGCAATCCGGGCGCACGGTGCTGCTGCGCGCCGACATTGACGCCCTGCCCATCCACGAGGAAAACGGCTTTGCGTTCGCCTCCACGCGCCCCGGGGTCATGCACGCCTGCGGGCACGACGGCCACACGGCCATTCTGCTGGGCGTGGCCCAGCTGCTCGCCGAACACCCGGAAACGGTGCCCGGCGAGGTGCGCATGATCTTCCAGCACGCCGAGGAAATCGGGCCCGGCGGCGCCGAGGAACTGGTGATGAACACCCCGCTGATGGACGGGGTGGACGTGGTGACTGGCCTGCACCTGAACAGCCAGCTGCCCGCCGGGGTGGTGGCGGTCAAGGCTGGCGCCTTCATGGCGGCCCCCGACACCATTGAACTGACCATTCGCGGCAAGGGCGGGCACGGCGCGCACCCGGAAGAGACGGTGGACCCCATCGCCGTGGGCGCGCAGGTGGTCACCAACCTGCAGCATGTGGTCAGCCGCATGGTGGCCGCCCAGGACGCGCTGGTGGTCAGCGTGACCAAGTTTGTCAGCGGCACCACCCACAACGTGATTCCCGACAGCGCCGAGCTGATGGGCACCGTGCGCACCTTCGACCCCGCCCTGCGCGAGCGCGCGCCCCACTTGATCGAGCGCGTGGTCAAGGGCGTGTGCGAGGCCCACGGCGCCACCTACGACCTGCGCTATGAATTCGGCTACCGGCCGCTCATCAACACCGACTGGGTGGCGGCGCAGCTGCGCGAGGTGGCCCTGGACACGGTGGGCGAGGCCCGATTCCGTGAAGCCCGGCCCACCATGGGGGGCGAGGACTTCAGCGCCTACCTGGAAAAGGCCCCGGGCGCGTACTTCAACGTGGGCGCGGGCAGCGACGAGGCCGACAGCCGCTGGCCGCACCACCACCCGCGCTTCACCATTGATGAGCGCAGCCTGGAAACCGGGGTGCAGATGCTGCACGCCGCCGCCCTGCGACTGGCCGCGCCGCGCTGA
- a CDS encoding NAD(P)/FAD-dependent oxidoreductase: protein MDLRSGRAFWPLTNGLMYTYPPLAEPEQADVLVIGAGITGALLADALSEAGLNTVVVDRRDAGFGSTSASTALLQYEIDTNLVDLSAMIGQRDAERAYHLCREATHRVRTLTAGLPDDCGFKARGSLYYASTKKDARMLRDEHAARTQAGLNVEYLDARAVKARFGITAPAALFSRDGAEVDPYRLTQHLLQRALGRGARVYDRTTVTRLDEGRRLLTAHTDRGARVQARWVVVATGYEAETFLGRRLAQLKNSYALATEPIAQTEGEPWPEGCLIWETARPYLYARTTQDGRVVVGGEDDPHHNPARRDRALVAKQKRLERRLEKLLPHLKPEVAFAWAGTFGETKDGLAYIGPKTKGERLLFALGYGGNGITYSVQAARLLTACIQGRAEDDLRIFRLNR from the coding sequence ATGGACCTGCGCAGCGGACGGGCTTTCTGGCCCCTGACCAATGGGCTGATGTACACCTACCCGCCTCTGGCCGAGCCTGAGCAGGCCGATGTGCTGGTCATTGGCGCGGGCATTACCGGGGCGCTCCTGGCCGACGCCCTGAGTGAGGCGGGCCTGAACACGGTGGTCGTGGACCGCCGCGACGCGGGGTTTGGCAGCACCAGCGCCAGCACCGCCCTGTTGCAATACGAAATCGACACCAATCTGGTGGACCTGAGCGCCATGATCGGCCAGCGGGACGCCGAGCGGGCCTACCACCTGTGCCGGGAGGCCACCCACCGGGTGCGCACCCTGACGGCGGGCCTGCCCGACGACTGCGGGTTCAAGGCGCGCGGCAGCCTGTACTACGCCAGCACGAAAAAAGACGCCCGGATGCTGCGCGACGAACACGCCGCCCGCACCCAGGCTGGGCTGAACGTGGAGTATCTGGACGCCCGCGCGGTGAAGGCCCGCTTTGGCATCACGGCGCCCGCCGCTCTGTTCAGCAGGGACGGCGCCGAGGTGGACCCGTACCGCCTGACCCAGCACCTGTTGCAGCGGGCGCTGGGCCGGGGCGCGCGGGTGTATGACCGGACCACCGTGACCCGGCTGGACGAGGGCCGCCGCCTCTTGACGGCCCACACGGACCGGGGCGCCAGGGTGCAGGCCCGCTGGGTGGTGGTGGCCACCGGCTACGAGGCCGAAACCTTTCTGGGCCGGCGCCTGGCCCAGCTGAAAAATTCCTACGCCCTGGCCACCGAGCCCATTGCCCAGACCGAGGGCGAGCCCTGGCCCGAAGGCTGCCTGATCTGGGAAACGGCCCGCCCCTACCTGTACGCCCGCACCACCCAGGATGGCCGCGTGGTCGTGGGCGGCGAGGACGACCCCCACCACAACCCGGCCCGCCGTGACCGCGCGCTGGTGGCCAAACAGAAGCGCCTGGAACGCCGCCTGGAAAAACTGCTGCCCCACCTGAAACCCGAGGTGGCCTTTGCCTGGGCGGGCACCTTTGGCGAAACCAAGGACGGCCTGGCCTACATTGGCCCCAAAACGAAAGGGGAGAGGCTGCTCTTTGCCCTGGGGTACGGCGGCAACGGCATCACCTATTCCGTGCAGGCCGCGCGCCTCCTGACCGCCTGCATTCAGGGCCGCGCCGAGGACGACCTGCGGATTTTTCGGCTGAACCGGTAA
- a CDS encoding dihydroorotase, producing the protein MTITITNIKRVGSDKTESVTIEHGVIKGWNLPEEGQVLDGQGGTVAPALIEPHAHLREPGQTEKEDLASGLAAAAAGGYGTVVSMPNTSPVVDDPAIVRALIEKASGLGFARLKPAAALTRGQQGETLAELGYLKGAGAAMFTDDGRTNENARTLRLGLETAGSLGMIVSVHAEDASLRADGVMNEGPVSEALGLPGNPAAAEAARVARDIEIVAELHAQGRAARLHIQHLSTARALDLVRGAKARGLPVTCEVCPHHLTLTDEALRSFDAIYKVAPPLRTQADADQLLVGLKDGSVDCLATDHAPHTRAEKERDLLDAPSGIAYIELAFPLMYTRFGDALGLEKLVDLFTAAPARVMGWPAPSLDAGAVADLVVLDLATERPVNPAEFKSKAKFTPWAGETLKGWPLLTVVDGKVAYQRS; encoded by the coding sequence ATGACCATCACCATCACCAATATCAAGCGCGTCGGTTCGGACAAGACGGAATCGGTCACCATCGAACACGGCGTCATCAAAGGCTGGAACCTACCAGAAGAAGGCCAGGTGCTGGACGGACAGGGCGGCACCGTGGCCCCGGCCCTGATCGAACCCCACGCCCACCTGCGCGAACCCGGCCAGACCGAGAAAGAGGACCTGGCCTCGGGTCTCGCGGCGGCAGCGGCGGGCGGCTACGGCACCGTGGTCTCTATGCCCAACACCAGCCCGGTGGTGGACGACCCGGCCATCGTGCGCGCCCTGATCGAAAAGGCGTCGGGCCTGGGCTTTGCGCGCCTCAAACCAGCGGCGGCCCTGACCCGAGGCCAGCAGGGCGAAACTCTGGCTGAACTGGGTTACCTGAAAGGCGCCGGTGCCGCCATGTTCACCGATGACGGCCGCACCAACGAGAACGCCCGTACCCTGCGCCTGGGCCTGGAAACGGCCGGTAGCCTGGGCATGATCGTGTCCGTGCATGCTGAGGACGCCTCTCTGCGCGCCGACGGTGTGATGAACGAGGGCCCCGTGTCAGAGGCGCTGGGCCTGCCCGGCAACCCGGCGGCCGCCGAGGCGGCGCGCGTGGCCCGCGACATCGAAATTGTGGCCGAACTGCACGCCCAGGGCCGAGCGGCGAGGCTGCACATTCAGCACCTGTCCACCGCCCGCGCGCTGGACCTCGTGCGTGGGGCCAAGGCGCGCGGCCTGCCGGTCACCTGCGAGGTCTGCCCCCACCACCTCACCCTGACCGACGAGGCGCTGCGGAGCTTTGACGCCATCTACAAGGTGGCCCCACCCCTGCGCACCCAGGCCGACGCCGATCAGCTGCTGGTGGGCCTGAAGGACGGCAGCGTGGATTGCCTCGCCACCGACCACGCGCCCCACACCCGCGCCGAGAAGGAACGCGACCTGCTGGACGCCCCCAGCGGCATCGCTTATATCGAACTGGCCTTCCCGCTCATGTACACCCGTTTTGGCGATGCACTGGGCCTGGAGAAGCTGGTGGACCTGTTCACCGCCGCCCCTGCCCGGGTGATGGGCTGGCCGGCGCCGAGCCTGGACGCCGGCGCCGTGGCCGACTTGGTGGTGCTGGATCTGGCGACCGAGCGCCCCGTCAACCCTGCCGAGTTCAAGAGCAAGGCCAAGTTCACCCCCTGGGCCGGCGAGACGCTGAAGGGCTGGCCGCTGCTGACGGTGGTGGACGGCAAAGTGGCGTACCAGCGGAGCTGA